The following proteins come from a genomic window of Flavobacterium eburneipallidum:
- a CDS encoding glycoside hydrolase family 97 protein — MKSKINIIIFLFITVLSFGQKALVVSPNKKINVSVFDNNDNWYLQANYNFNGKISEVLPKIDLGISRSDQDFSTELKLIKVGKPLLINEEYAALHGKRSKCTNSANEIVLYFENPSKAKLNIIIRAYNDGVTFRYEFPEKSGEFTIKDELTSYSIPDKTNRWLEKFDLSNEGLYGNMSDAVNQQDWCYPALFKTNDASAWYLIHEADVDRNYAATKLSNKTTNSQYKVTLPGKDEGVGEPQTKISLPWKSPWRVVIIGSLSDIVESTLVDDVSKPSVLTNTDWIQPGLASWNYWSNNHGTKDFKVVTEFADLAASMNWPYTLLDWEWDQMENGGKLEDAIKYIHSKGIKPLMWYNSGKFKWITSTPVDRMLTHKNRVEEFEKLNKLGVYGIKVDFFLSEKQEMMNYYLDILEDAAKYKIMVYFHGCLVPRGWQRTYPHLMTYEAVRGAEWYNNGPELTTSAAEHNNTLPYTRNVIGSMDYTPVTFTNSQFSHITSYGHELALSIVFESAIQHMADRPEGYYNLPDAAKTFLKDVPTAWDDTKLLDGYPGKFTVIARKKGDNWFIGGINSGKKEKIQHLKFDFLPEGHTYKLTLIADGTHDKTFSTQYLVVDKSTTAVDVKMLSLGGFVASIQIIK, encoded by the coding sequence TTGAAGTCAAAAATCAATATCATTATATTTCTATTTATAACTGTTTTGTCTTTTGGGCAAAAGGCATTGGTAGTGTCTCCAAATAAAAAAATCAATGTATCGGTATTTGATAATAATGATAACTGGTATCTACAAGCTAATTATAATTTTAACGGAAAAATTTCAGAAGTATTACCTAAAATAGATCTAGGCATTTCTAGAAGTGACCAAGACTTTTCAACAGAACTAAAATTGATAAAAGTTGGTAAGCCATTGTTAATTAATGAAGAATATGCTGCACTTCACGGAAAACGTTCTAAGTGTACCAATTCAGCCAATGAAATAGTTTTATATTTTGAAAATCCTTCGAAAGCAAAACTTAATATAATCATTAGAGCTTACAATGATGGTGTTACTTTTAGGTATGAATTTCCTGAAAAAAGTGGCGAGTTTACAATAAAAGATGAACTCACGTCATACTCAATTCCAGATAAAACAAACCGTTGGTTAGAAAAATTTGATCTTTCAAATGAAGGTTTATATGGCAATATGAGTGATGCTGTTAATCAGCAAGATTGGTGTTATCCGGCATTGTTTAAGACCAATGATGCTTCAGCTTGGTATTTAATCCATGAGGCAGATGTCGATAGAAATTATGCGGCTACAAAACTCAGTAATAAAACTACCAATTCTCAATATAAAGTAACACTTCCAGGCAAGGACGAAGGAGTAGGAGAACCACAGACTAAAATTTCACTTCCCTGGAAATCGCCTTGGCGTGTTGTTATTATTGGAAGTCTTTCTGATATTGTCGAATCCACTTTAGTTGACGATGTGTCCAAGCCTTCCGTTTTAACTAATACAGATTGGATTCAACCCGGACTGGCTTCGTGGAATTATTGGTCGAATAACCATGGGACAAAAGATTTTAAAGTAGTTACAGAATTTGCAGATTTGGCAGCATCGATGAATTGGCCTTATACACTTCTGGATTGGGAATGGGATCAAATGGAGAATGGAGGAAAATTAGAAGATGCAATAAAATACATCCATTCCAAAGGAATTAAACCATTGATGTGGTATAATTCTGGAAAGTTTAAATGGATTACTTCAACTCCAGTGGATCGGATGTTAACACACAAAAATCGAGTTGAAGAATTTGAAAAATTAAATAAGCTTGGTGTGTACGGAATAAAAGTTGATTTTTTCTTAAGCGAAAAGCAAGAAATGATGAACTATTATCTTGATATTTTAGAAGATGCCGCTAAGTATAAAATTATGGTCTATTTTCACGGTTGTTTAGTTCCTCGTGGCTGGCAAAGAACCTATCCACATTTGATGACTTATGAGGCAGTTCGCGGAGCCGAATGGTATAATAATGGACCAGAATTAACAACATCAGCAGCAGAACATAATAATACATTGCCCTATACAAGAAACGTAATTGGTTCGATGGATTATACACCTGTTACTTTTACAAATTCACAATTTTCCCATATTACCTCTTATGGACACGAACTGGCATTGAGTATCGTTTTTGAGTCAGCTATCCAGCATATGGCCGATAGACCCGAGGGTTATTATAATTTGCCAGATGCAGCAAAGACATTTTTAAAGGATGTTCCAACAGCTTGGGATGACACTAAACTGCTTGACGGTTATCCAGGAAAGTTTACAGTTATTGCTCGTAAAAAAGGTGATAATTGGTTCATCGGTGGAATTAATTCAGGAAAAAAAGAAAAAATACAACATTTAAAATTTGATTTTTTACCAGAAGGACATACTTATAAACTAACATTAATTGCTGATGGAACTCACGATAAAACTTTTTCAACGCAATACTTAGTTGTGGATAAATCAACAACAGCTGTCGATGTTAAAATGTTGAGCTTAGGAGGCTTTGTCGCATCAATACAAATTATTAAATAA
- a CDS encoding glycoside hydrolase family 127 protein — translation MIKVSRLIVNLVLCFSLFAISVQSQEKLYPNEFPLENVTLLDGPFKHAQDLNIEVLLKYDVNRLLAPYRKEAGLEPKAPTYPNWEGLDGHVGGHYLSALAINFASTGNKECKKRMDYMISEIKICQETNAINNKEWGTGYAGGFPKSKDLWTAFQKGDFRIYNGAWAPFYNLHKMYAGLRDAWLYGDNEEAKILFLKFCDWGINVTATLTDDQMESMLNMEHGGMPEVYADAYQMTGDKKYLTAAKRYSHKQVLNPLSEGIDNLDNKHANTQIPKFIGFERIAEVSGDKKFGNAGSFFWDTVIANRTLALGGNSRKEHFPSKSASIDYVSEVDGPETCNSYNMLKLTEDLFRVSPEARYADYYEKTLYNHILSSQHPEHGGYVYFTPARPRHYRVYSAPNEAMWCCVGTGMENHGKYNQFIYTHQKDDLYLNLFIASTLNWKEKEIKIKQLTNFPEQEQTKIIIEEGRSKFNLLIRYPSWVKEGALKVLVNGKSIAFNNKPSSYVSVNREWKKGDVVEILFPMHNTVEKLPYLDKYVAFLHGPILLGASTGTEDLKRIIADDSRFGQYAGGRKLPVTEAPILIEDDMQNIANKLQPIDGKPLNFKLNLQMENGIQNNLKPFYKIHDARYMMYWLALTKSGHKTYIDSLATIEKQKLEIEKRTVDFVATGEQQPESDHYMEKSKSNAGNSENEFWRDARDQGYFSYLMATRSETNLSLIVRYWGFEWGTKKFDIYIDDQKLASVDTSKRNSINQFIDTTYPIPAAIIKGKDKVRVRFQAQSNASTSAIYHVRLIKNLN, via the coding sequence ATGATAAAAGTAAGTAGATTAATTGTAAACCTTGTTTTATGCTTTTCGTTATTTGCGATAAGCGTTCAATCTCAAGAAAAATTGTACCCAAACGAGTTTCCATTAGAGAATGTAACTCTATTAGATGGGCCTTTCAAACACGCTCAAGATCTTAATATTGAGGTGCTTTTAAAATATGATGTCAATCGATTATTGGCGCCTTATAGAAAAGAAGCAGGTTTAGAACCAAAAGCACCAACTTATCCTAATTGGGAAGGACTTGATGGTCACGTTGGCGGGCATTATTTATCAGCATTGGCAATAAATTTTGCTTCAACGGGAAATAAAGAATGTAAAAAGCGAATGGATTATATGATTTCTGAAATTAAGATATGTCAGGAAACAAATGCTATCAATAATAAAGAATGGGGAACTGGATATGCTGGAGGATTTCCAAAAAGTAAAGACTTATGGACTGCTTTTCAAAAAGGAGATTTTAGGATTTATAATGGGGCTTGGGCACCATTTTATAATTTACATAAAATGTATGCAGGCTTAAGAGATGCCTGGTTATACGGAGATAATGAAGAGGCTAAAATACTTTTTCTAAAATTCTGTGATTGGGGAATTAATGTAACCGCAACATTAACTGATGATCAAATGGAATCGATGCTTAATATGGAGCACGGAGGTATGCCTGAAGTGTATGCTGATGCTTACCAAATGACAGGTGATAAAAAATATCTTACCGCAGCAAAACGCTATTCTCATAAGCAAGTCCTTAATCCACTTTCAGAAGGAATTGACAATCTAGACAATAAACACGCCAATACACAAATACCAAAATTTATAGGTTTTGAAAGAATTGCAGAGGTAAGTGGTGATAAAAAATTTGGAAATGCAGGAAGCTTTTTTTGGGATACTGTAATAGCAAATCGCACATTGGCTTTAGGTGGAAATAGTAGAAAAGAACATTTTCCAAGCAAATCGGCAAGTATTGATTACGTCAGTGAGGTTGATGGGCCAGAAACCTGCAACTCCTATAATATGCTTAAACTTACCGAAGATCTTTTTAGAGTATCTCCAGAGGCTAGATATGCAGACTATTATGAGAAAACTTTATACAATCATATACTTTCTTCTCAACATCCTGAGCACGGTGGTTATGTCTATTTTACTCCAGCGAGACCGCGTCATTATAGAGTTTATTCTGCTCCAAATGAAGCTATGTGGTGTTGTGTAGGAACAGGAATGGAAAACCACGGAAAATACAATCAGTTTATATATACGCATCAAAAAGACGATTTGTATTTGAATTTGTTTATTGCTTCAACATTGAATTGGAAAGAAAAAGAAATTAAAATTAAGCAACTAACAAATTTCCCAGAGCAGGAACAAACCAAAATTATCATTGAAGAAGGTCGTTCAAAATTTAATTTACTAATTCGTTACCCAAGTTGGGTCAAAGAAGGAGCTTTGAAAGTATTGGTTAATGGCAAAAGTATTGCTTTTAACAATAAGCCTTCTTCTTATGTAAGTGTAAATAGAGAATGGAAAAAAGGAGATGTAGTTGAGATTTTATTCCCAATGCACAATACAGTTGAAAAATTGCCTTATTTGGATAAATATGTTGCCTTTTTACACGGGCCAATATTGTTAGGGGCTAGCACGGGAACTGAAGATTTAAAACGAATTATTGCTGATGATAGCCGTTTTGGACAATATGCAGGTGGAAGAAAATTGCCTGTTACTGAAGCTCCTATTCTTATAGAAGATGATATGCAAAATATTGCCAATAAATTGCAACCCATTGACGGAAAACCGCTGAATTTCAAACTAAACCTTCAGATGGAAAACGGTATTCAAAATAATTTGAAACCTTTTTACAAAATACACGATGCAAGATATATGATGTATTGGTTGGCGTTAACAAAATCAGGACATAAAACCTATATCGATTCTTTGGCAACCATAGAAAAACAAAAGTTAGAAATTGAAAAAAGAACGGTTGATTTTGTTGCTACTGGAGAACAACAGCCAGAAAGTGATCATTATATGGAAAAATCAAAATCCAATGCGGGCAATTCTGAAAATGAGTTTTGGAGAGATGCCAGGGATCAAGGCTATTTTAGTTACCTGATGGCAACTCGTTCTGAAACTAATCTAAGTCTTATTGTACGTTATTGGGGATTTGAATGGGGTACAAAAAAGTTTGACATTTATATTGATGATCAAAAATTAGCATCTGTAGATACTTCTAAAAGAAACAGTATTAACCAATTTATCGATACCACTTATCCAATTCCAGCTGCTATCATAAAAGGGAAAGATAAAGTTAGAGTGCGTTTTCAAGCGCAATCAAATGCGAGTACCAGTGCAATATATCATGTTCGTTTAATCAAAAATTTAAATTAA
- the xyl3A gene encoding xylan 1,4-beta-xylosidase, whose amino-acid sequence MSLSAQQFPFRNPSLSSTERAKDLISRLTLEEKAALMCDQSDAIPRLGIKKFNWWSEALHGYANNDNVTVFPEPIGMAASFDDQLVYTVFDAVSDEARAKYNQWIKDGNENKRFLSLSVWTPNVNIFRDPRWGRGQETYGEDPYLTSRMGVSVVKGLQGPTDAKYRKLLACAKHFAVHSGPEWSRHELNLNNVNPRELYETYLPAFKSLVMDADVRQVMCAYQRIDDEPCCSNTKLLQRILRDEWGYKYLVVSDCGAVTDFYTTHKVSSDAVHAASKAVLAGTDVECVWEKYPFKELPNAVAKDLIKESDIDKSLLRVLVGRFDLGEMDDDAIVPWAQIPASVLNSKKHQQLTLEMAQKSMTLLQNKNNILPLNKAAGKIAVIGPNASNEPMLWGNYNGTPVKTITIKAGIESKITADKIFYDKACDLVEDKVNQSYFDQISFNGKKGMKATYWNNPNREGASVISQQIINPIKMTTAGQHEFASGVKLEGFSGKYETEFTAKANDTLVFKTGATGAFELLVNGKSVAKYTNWRTIPSNFPFAVEAGKKYSIEILFAQSNNWQANLEFDFGKEFDIDFSGLIKKLKGIDTVVFVGGLSTLLEGEEMPVSYPGFKGGDRTHIELPAVQRKCLKELKDAGKKVIFVNCSGSAIALTPETESCEAILQAWYPGEAGGQAVADVLFGDYNPAGKLPISFYKNSDILGDFEDYSMKNRTYRYTTDVLFPFGFGLSYSKFNIGSAKLSKTKIKSNENTQLNFSIQNTSKREGTEIVQVYVRKLNDVDGPLKTLKAFKRIELKAGEKQNVTIDLPASSFEFYDSKTMAMAVTLGEYEVYYGNSSEAKDLKMIKISIQ is encoded by the coding sequence ATGAGTTTAAGCGCACAACAATTTCCTTTTAGGAATCCGTCGCTTAGTTCGACAGAGCGAGCAAAAGATTTAATTTCACGATTAACGCTGGAAGAAAAAGCGGCATTAATGTGTGATCAATCGGATGCGATACCAAGACTAGGAATTAAAAAATTTAATTGGTGGAGTGAAGCTTTACACGGATACGCCAATAATGATAATGTAACCGTTTTTCCGGAGCCAATTGGAATGGCGGCTTCATTTGATGATCAATTAGTTTATACTGTTTTTGATGCTGTTTCTGATGAAGCTAGAGCCAAATACAACCAATGGATTAAAGATGGTAATGAAAACAAGCGTTTTTTAAGTCTTTCGGTTTGGACGCCTAACGTCAATATTTTTAGAGATCCCCGTTGGGGGCGTGGTCAGGAAACCTATGGTGAAGATCCTTATCTTACTTCTCGAATGGGAGTTTCAGTGGTCAAAGGTTTACAAGGACCAACAGATGCAAAATACCGAAAACTATTAGCTTGTGCCAAACATTTTGCTGTTCACTCTGGGCCAGAATGGAGCCGACACGAATTGAATTTGAATAATGTAAATCCTCGTGAATTATACGAAACTTATTTGCCTGCTTTCAAATCGTTGGTGATGGATGCGGATGTTCGTCAGGTAATGTGCGCCTATCAAAGAATTGATGATGAACCTTGTTGTAGCAACACCAAGCTTTTGCAACGTATTCTTCGTGATGAGTGGGGGTATAAATATTTGGTAGTTTCAGATTGTGGAGCAGTTACCGATTTCTATACCACACATAAAGTTTCGTCAGATGCGGTTCACGCAGCTTCAAAAGCGGTATTGGCAGGAACTGATGTAGAATGTGTTTGGGAAAAATATCCTTTTAAAGAATTGCCAAATGCAGTTGCAAAAGACTTAATCAAAGAATCGGATATTGATAAAAGTCTGCTTCGTGTTTTAGTAGGACGTTTTGATTTGGGCGAAATGGATGATGATGCTATTGTTCCTTGGGCGCAAATTCCAGCATCGGTTCTTAATAGCAAAAAACACCAACAGTTAACGCTGGAAATGGCTCAAAAGTCAATGACACTTTTGCAAAATAAAAATAACATACTGCCATTGAATAAAGCCGCAGGTAAAATTGCAGTAATAGGACCAAATGCCAGCAATGAACCAATGCTATGGGGAAATTATAACGGAACTCCAGTTAAAACGATTACGATTAAAGCTGGAATAGAATCTAAAATTACTGCCGATAAAATATTTTATGACAAAGCCTGTGATTTAGTCGAGGATAAAGTAAATCAAAGTTATTTTGACCAAATTTCTTTTAATGGAAAAAAAGGAATGAAAGCAACGTATTGGAATAATCCAAATAGAGAAGGCGCTAGTGTTATTTCTCAGCAAATTATAAATCCTATAAAAATGACAACTGCTGGACAACACGAGTTTGCTTCGGGGGTTAAATTAGAAGGATTTTCAGGAAAATATGAAACCGAATTTACTGCCAAAGCAAATGATACACTTGTTTTTAAAACAGGTGCAACTGGCGCATTCGAATTATTGGTCAACGGAAAATCAGTTGCAAAATATACCAATTGGCGTACGATTCCAAGTAATTTTCCTTTTGCTGTTGAAGCAGGTAAAAAATACAGTATTGAAATTCTTTTCGCCCAATCCAACAATTGGCAGGCGAATTTGGAATTCGATTTTGGAAAAGAATTTGACATTGATTTCAGTGGATTGATTAAAAAATTAAAAGGAATCGATACCGTAGTTTTTGTAGGCGGACTTTCGACTTTGCTTGAAGGCGAAGAAATGCCGGTTTCTTATCCAGGTTTCAAAGGTGGAGATAGAACCCATATTGAACTTCCAGCTGTTCAGAGAAAATGTTTAAAAGAATTGAAAGATGCTGGCAAAAAAGTAATTTTTGTAAACTGCTCGGGTTCTGCCATTGCTTTAACACCAGAGACCGAAAGTTGTGAAGCCATTTTGCAAGCTTGGTATCCTGGCGAAGCTGGAGGTCAGGCGGTTGCCGATGTGCTTTTTGGAGATTACAATCCTGCTGGAAAATTGCCAATTTCATTTTATAAAAATTCAGATATATTAGGGGATTTCGAAGATTATTCAATGAAGAACCGCACTTACAGATATACAACAGATGTTTTGTTCCCTTTTGGTTTTGGATTGAGTTACTCTAAATTCAATATTGGTTCGGCCAAATTAAGTAAGACCAAAATAAAATCGAATGAAAATACACAATTGAATTTTTCTATTCAAAATACAAGCAAACGCGAAGGAACAGAGATTGTTCAGGTGTATGTTCGAAAACTAAACGATGTTGATGGGCCTCTAAAAACATTAAAAGCTTTTAAAAGAATCGAATTAAAAGCAGGAGAAAAACAAAATGTAACCATCGATTTACCTGCTTCATCTTTTGAATTTTATGATTCTAAAACTATGGCGATGGCGGTAACATTGGGAGAATATGAAGTGTATTATGGCAATAGCTCCGAGGCAAAGGATTTAAAAATGATTAAAATTTCAATTCAATAA
- a CDS encoding glycoside hydrolase family 43 protein translates to MRNFIKSLFLSLVLITSAFAQNGKAQNPVIYSDVPDMSMIRVGDTYYMSSTTMHMNPGVPIMKSTDLVNWKLISYAYETLEYNNDRINLDNGKNDYGRGSWASCLRYQNGIYYVSTFSGTTGKTYIYSTKDIEKGPWKKIVLNSSYHDHSILFDDDGKVYMVWGAGKLQIIELNKDLSGVKEETKRVLIENASAPAGSNIMLQSEGSQLFKINGKYYLFNINWPRGGMRTVVIHRADNINGPWEGKVGLQDQGVAQGGLIDTPDGRWFSYLFRDAGGVGRIPYLVPVKWENGWPILGENGKVPEYLDLPPSKGLIPGIVNSDEFNRKKSDKDLPLVWQWNHNPDNSLWSVRERKGYLRLKTARIDSSFVQAKNTLTQRTFGPECSGSTLVEVSKMKEGDLAGLSLLQKEYGFVAVKMENGSKKIVMTEAAKGNPKEIESVPLNQDKVYFKAECNFKDRADKGKFYYSLDGKKWISIGSTIKLPYTLPHFMGYRFGLFNYATKNVGGFADFDYFHIDGQISKAN, encoded by the coding sequence ATGAGAAATTTTATCAAATCATTATTTTTAAGTCTTGTGCTAATTACTTCTGCTTTTGCACAAAATGGGAAAGCACAAAATCCAGTTATTTATTCAGATGTACCTGATATGTCTATGATTAGAGTTGGCGATACTTACTATATGAGTAGTACCACAATGCATATGAATCCTGGAGTGCCAATTATGAAATCTACCGATTTAGTGAACTGGAAACTGATTAGTTATGCTTATGAAACGCTGGAATACAACAATGATAGGATCAACTTGGATAATGGTAAAAATGATTATGGTAGAGGTTCTTGGGCTAGTTGTTTGCGCTACCAAAATGGAATTTATTATGTAAGTACTTTTTCAGGAACAACAGGTAAAACATACATTTATTCAACAAAAGATATAGAAAAAGGACCTTGGAAAAAAATAGTTTTAAATAGTTCCTACCACGATCACTCTATTCTTTTTGATGATGATGGAAAAGTGTATATGGTTTGGGGAGCAGGAAAACTTCAAATTATAGAGCTAAATAAAGATCTTTCAGGTGTAAAAGAAGAAACAAAAAGAGTCTTGATTGAAAATGCCAGTGCTCCTGCTGGAAGCAATATTATGTTGCAATCTGAAGGTTCTCAACTTTTTAAAATTAATGGAAAATATTATTTATTTAATATAAACTGGCCACGTGGCGGAATGCGTACTGTAGTTATTCATCGTGCCGATAACATTAATGGTCCTTGGGAAGGAAAAGTAGGATTACAAGATCAAGGTGTGGCACAAGGCGGACTTATTGATACTCCAGATGGTAGATGGTTTTCTTATTTATTTAGGGATGCAGGAGGAGTAGGACGTATTCCTTATTTAGTTCCTGTAAAATGGGAAAATGGCTGGCCAATATTAGGAGAAAATGGTAAAGTTCCTGAATATTTAGATTTACCTCCTAGCAAAGGATTAATTCCAGGGATCGTAAATTCAGATGAATTTAATCGTAAAAAAAGTGATAAAGACTTGCCTTTAGTTTGGCAGTGGAATCATAATCCAGATAATTCTCTTTGGTCTGTTAGAGAGAGAAAAGGATATTTAAGATTAAAAACAGCTAGAATTGACAGCAGTTTTGTTCAAGCCAAAAATACATTAACTCAAAGAACTTTTGGCCCTGAATGTTCAGGTTCAACACTTGTTGAGGTTTCAAAAATGAAAGAAGGAGACCTTGCAGGGCTTTCTCTTTTACAAAAAGAATATGGTTTTGTAGCTGTAAAAATGGAGAATGGTTCCAAAAAAATTGTAATGACAGAAGCTGCAAAAGGCAATCCAAAAGAAATAGAAAGTGTTCCTCTAAATCAGGATAAAGTGTATTTCAAAGCGGAATGTAATTTTAAAGACAGAGCTGATAAAGGAAAATTTTATTACAGTTTAGATGGAAAAAAATGGATCAGCATTGGAAGCACCATAAAATTACCATACACACTACCTCATTTTATGGGCTACCGATTTGGTTTGTTTAATTATGCGACTAAAAATGTCGGTGGTTTTGCAGATTTCGATTATTTCCATATCGACGGTCAAATTTCAAAAGCGAATTAA